One region of Primulina tabacum isolate GXHZ01 chromosome 1, ASM2559414v2, whole genome shotgun sequence genomic DNA includes:
- the LOC142555541 gene encoding 1-aminocyclopropane-1-carboxylate synthase 3-like: MTLSSKATCNSHGQDSSYFLGWQEYEKNPYDEVKNPNGIIQMGLAENQLSFQLLESWLAENPDAAGFKRNGESAFRELALFQDYHGLPAFKNAMVQFMAELRGNKVSFEPNKLVLTAGATSANETLIFCLAELGEAFLLPAPYYPGFDRDLKWRTGVEIVPIHCTSSNGFKITAPALEKAYQLAEKRNLKVKGVLVTNPSNPLGITLTRHELNLLVNFIDAKGIHLISDEIYSGTVFNSPSFVSIMEVLVDWNYVNTEVWNRVHIVYSLSKDLGLPGFRVGAIYSNDQLVVAAATKMSSFGLVSSQTQYLLTAMLSDKKFTKTYTVENHKRLKNRHAMLVNGLKTSGILCLKSNAGLFCWVDLRHLLSSKTFEAEMDLWKKIVFEVGLNISPGSSCHCDEPGWFRICFANMSEETLDLAIRRIKSFVNTISSSKNSKGFSYSSSRNPRRKSLAKWVFRLTFNDWEREREL, from the exons ATGACTCTCTCGAGCAAAGCCACGTGTAATTCCCATGGCCAAGATTCCTCCTACTTTCTGGGATGGCAGGAGTACGAGAAGAATCCATACGATGAGGTCAAAAATCCCAATGGAATCATACAGATGGGTCTTGCAGAGAATCAA CTCTCTTTCCAATTACTGGAATCATGGCTGGCTGAAAACCCGGACGCAGCAGGGTTCAAGAGAAATGGAGAATCCGCTTTCAGGGAGCTTGCTCTCTTTCAAGATTATCATGGCCTTCCTGCTTTCAAGAAT gCAATGGTGCAATTTATGGCAGAACTCAGAGGAAACAAAGTCAGCTTCGAGCCGAACAAGCTTGTACTAACCGCAGGCGCCACGTCCGCCAATGAAACTCTCATTTTTTGCCTCGCAGAGCTAGGCGAGGCTTTTCTTCTCCCCGCTCCATATTATCCAGG TTTCGATAGAGACCTCAAGTGGCGAACGGGAGTTGAAATTGTACCGATTCACTGCACCAGCTCTAATGGCTTTAAAATCACTGCACCAGCACTAGAAAAGGCGTATCAACTAGCCGAGAAACGTAATCTAAAAGTTAAGGGAGTATTAGTGACTAATCCCTCGAATCCTTTGGGGATAACCCTGACCCGCCACGAGCTTAACCTCCTGGTTAACTTCATTGATGCGAAAGGAATCCATCTTATCAGCGACGAGATTTATTCTGGGACCGTTTTTAACTCGCCGAGTTTTGTCAGCATCATGGAGGTTTTGGTGGACTGGAATTACGTCAACACAGAAGTTTGGAACCGGGTTCACATCGTATACAGTCTCTCCAAAGATCTTGGCCTTCCGGGGTTCCGCGTCGGGGCCATCTACTCCAATGACCAGCTCGTTGTGGCGGCAGCCACCAAAATGTCGAGTTTTGGGCTGGTTTCCTCGCAGACTCAGTATCTTCTGACCGCCATGCTTTCAGACAAGAAGTTTACCAAAACTTACACTGTCGAGAATCATAAAAGGCTTAAAAACAGGCATGCAATGCTTGTTAATGGCCTGAAAACCTCCGGGATTTTGTGTTTGAAGAGTAATGCCGGATTATTCTGCTGGGTGGACCTGAGGCATCTTTTAAGCTCCAAAACCTTTGAAGCAGAAATGGATCTATGGAAGAAAATTGTTTTCGAAGTGGGGTTGAATATCTCGCCCGGTTCTTCGTGTCATTGCGACGAACCGGGTTGGTTTCGGATTTGTTTCGCCAACATGTCAGAGGAGACACTAGACCTGGCAatccgacgtataaaatcattCGTTAACACCATTTCTTCAAGTAAAAACAGCAAAGGCTTTTCTTACAGTTCAAGCAGGAATCCTAGAAGAAAGTCACTGGCCAAGTGGGTTTTTCGGCTAACGTTTAACGATTGGGAACGGGAACGTGAACTGTGA